Part of the Paenibacillus aurantius genome, TCACGGGGGGACAGAGATGACCCTTTGGAACTTGATCACCCCTATGCTGCATAACGGCATGATCATTGTCGGACTGCCGGGCAATATCCCCGAGAACGCTCTTTACGGAACCTATTATGGAGTAGGCATCACTTGTCCGGTCGAACTGGACGAAAACGCTCCGCTTAACATGCCGACCGAGAATGACCTGGCCTTGGGCCGGGCGCTGGGACGCCGGGTAGCGGATGTTGCCCGCAAACTTACGTCATAAACGTGCGGGGAGGTGAAGGATGTGTTTGTTACTTATTTCATCCTGTTCGTCATCGTGGCCGGCTGTATTCTGATCCCGCTCAACCTGCGGCTTCTTAAGGAACGCAAGACGGGAGCCGACGCTTCTGAGCCGGAGGAGGCAGGAGAAGAAGCCGTCACCCGTCCTAACCAGGATGGCGCAGCGGAAAGGGGAGCATCCCGCCCGGCATCGGCTGAGGCAGGAAGACCGGGCCCTTCCGAGGAAACCCGCGGAAGCGGTGAGCCCTCGGCAGCTGTCCGCGAACCGGAGGCTGGAAGCTATCCGGAAACTGCCGAAGGCAGCGAGGCAGGAGCGGCCGCTGGCCGCTGGCCGGAGACCGGCCCCATGGCGGAAGGAGCGCATGATCGGGAAGCCGCAGACGGCCGCTGGCCGCATGAAGCGGACGCTGACGCGGTGAGGCCGCATCCGCCGGGCGGCGAGGAAGCCGGCCGGCGGGCAGCGGCGCTGCACGAGCCGGGCGAGTCCGCCCGCGGCGGCGTCGGGGCCAGCGAGACGGCGGCAACGGCGGCATCGCTAGAGCTGCCGGCCGAAGGCCTGCCGCCTCGCAAGAGCCGGCTGGCTCGCAGCCGCGGCCGCCGGGCTCAGGCGCCTCTGGCCGAGCCGCGCCGTCAGGCGGAGGCTCCGGCTGCCGCGGAAGCGGCCACGCCCGCTCCAACGGCAGCGCCCGAGCCTATGCCCGAGCTGCCGGCCGCGCCGTCCAGCGCCGCGCCTGCCGCCTCGCAAGAGCCGCCTGTCCCACCGGCGGACCCGGCTCCGAGCGACCGCGACTACCGCAGCGCGCTCCGGCAGGAGCTGGCTGCAGCCAAGCGCAGGGCTGAGGAGTCTTCCTCCGCCAAGGCGGATGACGTGAGCGACGATGATTACCGCAGCATCCTGCGCTCCATGAGCCGGCCGGATAAGAAATAGCTAGAACATCAAAGCCCTGTCCATCATCCGATGGCGGGGCTTTTTTTGCGGGCGCGCGGCGGAATTTGTCGACAGGGGCGTTTTTTTGGTACAAAATAAGGGTAAGAGGCTAGAATAAGAAGAGAAATATGAACGGACGGGGGATACCGCCAGATGAAACCAACCAAACCGAAACGAGGGACGAAATCCATTGCCGCCGTCTCCCTGGGCATTATGGGAGCGGGCTTTCTCGCTACTCTGCCCGTGAACGGCACCGTATGGGGAGCACTCCTCCAGGGGGGCTTTGAGGCGGGAGTAGTCGGCGGACTGGCCGACTGGTTCGCCGTGACGGCGCTTTTCCGGCATCCTCTCGGGATTCCGATCCCGCATACCGCGCTTCTGACCAAGAACCGTGCGAAGATCACCGACGCGCTCGTTAATACGGTGGAGAACGACCTGCTTAGCAAGGAGACCCTGGCCGGTCACCTTCGGCAAACCGCCATTTTCGGGAAGCTGCTGGATGCCGCTTCCCGGGAGTTGAACTCGGATGAGGCCGAGAGAATGATCCTTGCGCTGAGCCGCGACCTGCTGGACAGGCTTCCTACGGAGCAGATCGCCTTGATGCTCGTGAAAGAGCTGAAGGAGTATCTCCTCTCAGTCGATTTGATGCCGCTCGTCGAGAAGGCGATGGACGGTGTTCTCACCCATGGATATGAAGCCAAAGCCTTTGACCTCGCGGTAGGCAAATTCGAGGAATGGGCGGTTAAGCCGGAAACCCGGCAGCAGATGGGAACGATGGCCATGAAGGCGCTCGAGGGCCTTCAGGTGAACGGCTTCATGGGCTTCGCGGTGAATGCTTTCATCGGCATGATGGATGCGGACAAGGTCGGCGGAATGATCCAGAAATTTCTGCTGACTACGATCTGGGAGCTTCAGCAGGACGGCAGTCCCAAGCGGGAGGGAGCCCTCGGGGCCATCCGCAATGAGATGCTAAGGTTGAAGGGTTCTCCCGAATTCGCCGAGCAGATCGGCCGCTGGCAGCAGGGGTGGATTGGGAGCTGGGAGTTCGGAGAGCCGGTTAGCGGGATGATCGACCGGTTAATGGAGAAGGCGAGGGCCTTCGTTGACAGCCCGGATTATGTGAACGGCTTCGTCCGGCCGAAGCTCTCCCTTCTGCTGGACAAGCTGCGGGAGGACGAAGGCCGGTCCGCCAAGGCCGAGGGGTGGATTCAGGGCAAGCTGGCCGTTTTCCTGGAAGCCAATCATTCCAAAATCGGTCAGCTGGTAAGAGAGAAGCTTAACCAGTTCGACAATGAAACCCTAATCGCCATGATGGAAGACCGGATCGGCCAGGACCTGCAATGGATCCGGATCAACGGAGCGTTATGCGGCTTCCTGATCGGCTTGGTGCTCGCCGTCTTCAAGCTGGTTGTCTAAATAAACCGTTCGTCCGCCCAATCAAAGGGCCCCCTTATCCCATATCTTGTTTTTAGATAAAGGCAAGGGGGTGTTGTCATGGGTGGTGTAGCCGGCGCAGGTTTCACTTCCGTTGGGGTCATCCTGGTTCTTTTCATCCTGCTGGTTATCGTAAGCCAGGCTTGGATTGTGTAAGTAAGCCGGAGTGTATCGACGTGGAAGATCTTTACCCTTTAAGAAAACACCGGTCCTGCCAAGGATCGGTGTTTTTGCTGGGTGGATGCCCCGTGTCCCGCCTGCATCGTTCTCCCGCTTGATTTGGTTCTTCCCCGGACACCTGCTACAATACTTGTAGACAGAATAGCGAGGAGGGAACGCAATGAACAACGAAACCCGACAAGGCAAACTGGAAAAAGCAACCTTCGCAGGGGGCTGCTTCTGGTGCATGGTGTCCCCCTTTGAGGAGATGCCGGGCATCCATCAAGTCTTATCCGGCTATACCGGAGGACATACCGCCAATCCGACCTACGAGCAGGTATGCAGCGAAACCACTGGCCACGCGGAGGCCGTTCAAATCACCTTCGATCCGGAGATTTTTCCTTACCGGAAGCTTCTGGAGATCTTCTGGAACCAGATCGACCCCACCGATGCGGGGGGGCAATTCCATGACCGGGGATCCTCTTACCGGACCGCCATTTTCTATCACAGCGAGGAGCAGAGGGAGCAGGCGGAAGCCTCCAAGAAAGAGGTTGCCGAGAGCGGACGCTTCCCTGGACCGATTGTAACCGAGATCGTTCCCGCTTCCGTCTTCTATCCGGCCGAGGAGTACCACCAGCAGTATCACCGCAAAAACCCGGCCCACTACAAGCGCTACCGCAAAGGGTCGGGCCGGGAAGATTTTATCGAACAGCACCGGAAATCCCCGAAACAGAAAGAAGAGCTGAAACAAAGGCTGACGGACATGCAGTATCACGTCACCCAGAACAATGGAACCGAGCCTCCTTTCCGCAACGATTTCTGGGATCACAAGGAGGAAGGCTTGTACGTGGACATTGTGTCCGGGGAACCCCTGTTCAGCTCTCTGGACAAATTTGATTCGAATTGCGGCTGGCCCAGCTTCACGAAGCCGGTCAAGCCCCATCAAGTGGAAGAGAAGACGGATCGGAGCCATTTCATGGTCCGGACGGAAGTGAGAAGCCGGGAAGCGGACTCGCATCTGGGCCATGTGTTTAACGACGGACCCGGCCCGAACGGGCTTCGGTACTGCATCAACTCGGCCGCCCTTCGGTTTATTCCGAAGAAGGACCTGGAGAAGGAAGGCTACGGCGAATTCCTTTCCCTGTTTACTTAACCGATGGCCGCACAGTGGGACGGACCTGCCCTGCTTCTTTTGCTTCTCGCGGCTCTAGGTATTTTTAGCAGCAACAGCTCGGTTACGATAGCGGCCGTCGTCTTGCTTCTCCTCCGGGTGACCCGCCTGCATGAAGTCTTCCCGTGGCTGGAGAAGTACGGCTTGACGATCGGCATCGTCGTTCTAACCATTGGCGTACTGGCTCCTGTGGCGAGCGGCAAATACAGCTTGCAGGCCATGGGCGCTTCCTTCCTGCAGGTGAAGTCGCTGCTGGCTGTCGTTATCGGCGTGCTGGTTTCCTATCTCGGCGGGAGGGGGGTCACCCTGATGGCAGGGGAGCCCACCATCGTGGTCGGCCTTCTGACCGGCACCATTCTGGGAGTAGCCTTGTTCGGCGGAGTGCCGGTCGGTCCGTTAATCGCCGCCGGGCTGCTGACTCTTTTAATTGGAAAAGGCGGGTAAGGTCAATCCTCCTTTAGGAGACTGAGCATGAATACTTCCCTTCGTCATAAATGGGTTAGAGTGAGCGATATCGACCTCCATGTAGTGGAAAGCGGTCCGGAGAATGGGCCGCTTATCATTCTGCTTCATGGCTTTCCTGAATTTTGGTACGGCTGGCATAAGCAGATTCCTGAGTTAGCGGAACAAGGATTCCGCGTATGGGCCCCGGACATGCGAGGGTATGCGGCAAGCGGCAAGGATGAACATTATCGTTCCAGTACGCTTCCGCAGCTTGCCGGGGATATTCTCGGTTTGATGGATGCAGAAGGGGTAAAAAGGGCGGTTTGGGTGGGGCATGATTTCGGGGCGGCTGTAACCTGGTATGCTTCCTGGAGCTTCCCGGAAAGGGTGCGTAAAGCAGTCATCCTGAACGTCCCTCATCCCGCCGTTATGTATAGTCAAGTGGTAAGGAAGCCTTCTCAAATGCTGCGAAGCTCGTACATGCTCTTTTTTCAGCTTCCAGGACTTCCGGAGTGGGTGCTTAGACGAAACCGGTTTCGTGTTCTCGAGAGAGCCCTTCAAAAGACAAGCCGTCCGGGCACTTTCGGTGACGGGGAATTGGCCAGGTACCGCGAGGCTTGGAAGGAACCGGGGGCCTTAAAGGGAATGTTAAATGCCTACCGGGCTTTACGGCTGCAGGAGGGGAGACCCCGTGTGGGTAGAATCTCCCTACCCGTTCTATTAATGTGGGGAGCGAAGGACGCATTCCTGAGCCGATCCCTCGTTCGGCCAAGTTTGGAAATGTGTGATAATGGAACGCTGGTGATGATGGAGGAAGCCACGCATTGGATTCACCATGAGGAACCGATGATCGTCACTGAGAAGATAGCTGACTTTGCCCGGGACTAACGGGGTGCCGGCTGCGATAGGGCGGAAAGCAAAAAGACCAGATCCTCTTATTAAAGAAGAAGCTGGTCTTTTTGCTATGCCGGACCATTCTCTTGCCAAGCTTTCCGATGCCGGCCGTAATGTTTCTCCCTTAGATACAAGGAAATAGCCGGCTCGGGGCATCTGCAGGGGAACCAGCCGTCAGTTCGGGCTCTTCTTGTCCCGGTCCTCGGGCTGCTGGGTATCCCATTTTTCGGCCTGCGGTTCAATGTCCTGCTTCTTCCGGATTTTGCCGGATTGCTCTTCGGAATTGTTCTCGTTGTTCTCGCGATTGCGGGCCTCAAAGCACGAAGCTTGTTTATCCATTGAGATCTCCTCCTTTAAAAGGGAAAGGCGGGTAAGCCTCACATACTCTTTACCCTTTAACACCTGCCGGAAAACAAAAAATCAAACAAAACCAGCCGTCTTCCCTGAAGAAACCCTTTCACGCAACCAAAGGCGAACTATTACCCATTGACTCTTAATAATCGTTCGTGTATCATCGATTAGGGCGGGAAGGATTCCCCCCTGGCGATCGTATAACTTCGAGAATGGGCTCGAAGGTTTCTAGAGGAAGCCTTAACTTCCTAGCTACGACCGGTGCTCTTGGAGTACCCGGACGGGGCTGGGTTTTTTTGTGTGGTTTTCGCCTGACAATCTTCTCATTCAGGAGGTCTTTTTCCATGAAAGCCTATGATTTTATCGTGGTCGGCGCTGGGCCGGCCGGAATTTTTGCCTGCTACGAAATGACTTTGAAGCATCCCTCTGCCCGCATTCTGCTGGTCGACAAGGGACATGATATTTACCGCCGCAGCTGCCCGATTCTGGAGGAGAAAATCAAGCTCTGCCCGCCGCCGGCCGGGAAAAAGGATTTCGCCGGCTGCCTACCGGCCTGCTCCATTACCAGCGGCTTCGGGGGAGCGGGTGCCTACAGCGATGGAAAGTTCAACATCACCACCGAATTCGGCGGCTGGATGACCGACTACCTGGCGCCTTCCAAAGTGCTTGAACTGATCCGCTACGTGGACGACATTAACCTCGAGCATGGGGCGGTGCGGGACATTACGGATCCTACGACCGAGCGGGTCATGGACATTGAGCAGCGTGCGTATGCCGCAGGGTTAAAGCTCCTTCGCGCTCAAGTTCGGCATCTGGGAACGGAACAGAATCTGCAGATTCTGCAGTCCATCTACGAATACCTGACCACGCGCATCGAGATGCTGTTCAAGACGGAGGTCGAGGACGTCGTGACGGTCAAGGAAGCGGAAGGGCTCGTGGTTAAGGGCATTCAGCTGAAGAACGGGGAGATCCTCGAAGCGCCGTATGTAATGGTGGCCCCGGGCCGTGACGGCTCCGCTTGGCTTACCCAGGTTCTGAAGAAGCGCCGGTTGTCCATGACGAACAACCAGGTGGACGTGGGGGTACGCGTGGAGACTTCCGATGTCGTGATGAGGGAAATCAACGAGCATTTGTATGAAGGGAAATTTATTTTCAACACGTCCGTGGGCACCCGGGTCCGCACCTTCTGCAGCAACCCTTCGGGCCACGTCGTCGTGGAGAATCACAGCGGGGTCATGGCGGCGAACGGCCATTCCTATAAGGATCCTAAGCTGGGCTCCCCGAATACGAACTTTGCTCTGCTTGTCTCCCATAAGTTTACGGAGCCCTTCGACAAGCCGAACGAATACGCCCGCGAAATTTGCAAAAGGGCGAACGATCTCTCCGGCGGAGGTGTGATCGTTCAGAAATACGGGGACATCGTCAGAGGACGACGTTCCACGGCCGACCGCATCAAAGAAGGCTTTTTGGAGCCGACGCTCAAGGAAGCCGTACCCGGCGATCTGGGACTCGTTCTTCCGTATAACACGATGAAGAGTCTCGTGGAAATGATCCAGGCTCTCGAGAAGGTCACCCCGGGCATCGCTGCGGAGCATACGCTCTTCTACGGTGTGGAGGCCAAATTCTATTCCGCCCGTCCGAAACTGACAGAGCAGTTCGAGACGGAGATCCGCGGCATGTTCTGCGGAGGAGACGGGGCGGGAATCACCCGGGGATTGGCTCAGGCGGGAGCGGCCGGTGTCTGGATCGCGCGCAGCGTCATCGACCGGCTGAAGTAACCGGCGCGGCATGCATATTTCTTCCACAACCCATCCATAATAGCAGGGAAAGATAACCTGCCGGGGAGGTGAGGAACGAATGGCTAGAATCGCCGTTGAGAACAGCTTGAGCCACATGACGGAAGCCCTCCAGAACAGCGGACACGAGGTGGTGTCGATGGACCAGGCGGAAGGATGCGACTGCTGCGTCATTTCCGGACAGGATGCCAACATGATGGGAATCAGCAACGCGGTTACCCAAGCCTCCGTCATCAATGCGGAAGGATTGACCGATGAGGAGATTCTGAATCGGATCAACGAAAGCATGGCTAACCGTTAATTTAAGTAGGTTATAGTGTAGGAACGAAGAAATACGGCCCCGGCTGTATTTCTTTTTTTTGTTGCGGGGAGGGACACCGGAAGTTGTCAGGGCTTCTTCCTTGTCTTATGATTAGCGGTAGTCCAATGCCTTATCGGCAGAGAACTTTTGCTGCCGGATAAGACACTACTTTACCCCTTCTCCATCTAAGAAAAGAGAGGGAGCAACCAATGGAGTGATCTCATGACCCTTCCTATCGATAGCATTATCCCCGCCCTACAGCAGGCCCTGCGCCAAGGGACAGGGGCGGTTCTGACGGCTGAGCCGGGAGCCGGCAAAACGACCCGCGTGCCCCTCGAGCTTCTCCGCGAGCCGTGGCTTCAGGGCCGGCGCATCCTCATGCTGGAGCCCAGGCGGCTCGCCGCCCGGGCCGCCGCCCGCTTCATGGCCGCTTCCCTAGGCGAGAAAGCGGGGGAGACGGTCGGGTACCGCGTCCGGCAGGATACGGCGGTCGGGCCCCGTACCCGGATCGAGGTCATCACGGAAGGCGTGCTGACCCGCATGCTTCAGCAGGATCAGGCCCTGGAAGGAGTCGGCCTCGTAATTTTCGACGAGTTCCACGAGCGAA contains:
- the msrB gene encoding peptide-methionine (R)-S-oxide reductase MsrB; the protein is MNNETRQGKLEKATFAGGCFWCMVSPFEEMPGIHQVLSGYTGGHTANPTYEQVCSETTGHAEAVQITFDPEIFPYRKLLEIFWNQIDPTDAGGQFHDRGSSYRTAIFYHSEEQREQAEASKKEVAESGRFPGPIVTEIVPASVFYPAEEYHQQYHRKNPAHYKRYRKGSGREDFIEQHRKSPKQKEELKQRLTDMQYHVTQNNGTEPPFRNDFWDHKEEGLYVDIVSGEPLFSSLDKFDSNCGWPSFTKPVKPHQVEEKTDRSHFMVRTEVRSREADSHLGHVFNDGPGPNGLRYCINSAALRFIPKKDLEKEGYGEFLSLFT
- a CDS encoding YkuS family protein; translated protein: MARIAVENSLSHMTEALQNSGHEVVSMDQAEGCDCCVISGQDANMMGISNAVTQASVINAEGLTDEEILNRINESMANR
- a CDS encoding YjcZ family sporulation protein → MGGVAGAGFTSVGVILVLFILLVIVSQAWIV
- a CDS encoding DUF445 domain-containing protein, which translates into the protein MKPTKPKRGTKSIAAVSLGIMGAGFLATLPVNGTVWGALLQGGFEAGVVGGLADWFAVTALFRHPLGIPIPHTALLTKNRAKITDALVNTVENDLLSKETLAGHLRQTAIFGKLLDAASRELNSDEAERMILALSRDLLDRLPTEQIALMLVKELKEYLLSVDLMPLVEKAMDGVLTHGYEAKAFDLAVGKFEEWAVKPETRQQMGTMAMKALEGLQVNGFMGFAVNAFIGMMDADKVGGMIQKFLLTTIWELQQDGSPKREGALGAIRNEMLRLKGSPEFAEQIGRWQQGWIGSWEFGEPVSGMIDRLMEKARAFVDSPDYVNGFVRPKLSLLLDKLREDEGRSAKAEGWIQGKLAVFLEANHSKIGQLVREKLNQFDNETLIAMMEDRIGQDLQWIRINGALCGFLIGLVLAVFKLVV
- a CDS encoding alpha/beta fold hydrolase, which codes for MNTSLRHKWVRVSDIDLHVVESGPENGPLIILLHGFPEFWYGWHKQIPELAEQGFRVWAPDMRGYAASGKDEHYRSSTLPQLAGDILGLMDAEGVKRAVWVGHDFGAAVTWYASWSFPERVRKAVILNVPHPAVMYSQVVRKPSQMLRSSYMLFFQLPGLPEWVLRRNRFRVLERALQKTSRPGTFGDGELARYREAWKEPGALKGMLNAYRALRLQEGRPRVGRISLPVLLMWGAKDAFLSRSLVRPSLEMCDNGTLVMMEEATHWIHHEEPMIVTEKIADFARD
- a CDS encoding NAD(P)/FAD-dependent oxidoreductase, translating into MKAYDFIVVGAGPAGIFACYEMTLKHPSARILLVDKGHDIYRRSCPILEEKIKLCPPPAGKKDFAGCLPACSITSGFGGAGAYSDGKFNITTEFGGWMTDYLAPSKVLELIRYVDDINLEHGAVRDITDPTTERVMDIEQRAYAAGLKLLRAQVRHLGTEQNLQILQSIYEYLTTRIEMLFKTEVEDVVTVKEAEGLVVKGIQLKNGEILEAPYVMVAPGRDGSAWLTQVLKKRRLSMTNNQVDVGVRVETSDVVMREINEHLYEGKFIFNTSVGTRVRTFCSNPSGHVVVENHSGVMAANGHSYKDPKLGSPNTNFALLVSHKFTEPFDKPNEYAREICKRANDLSGGGVIVQKYGDIVRGRRSTADRIKEGFLEPTLKEAVPGDLGLVLPYNTMKSLVEMIQALEKVTPGIAAEHTLFYGVEAKFYSARPKLTEQFETEIRGMFCGGDGAGITRGLAQAGAAGVWIARSVIDRLK
- a CDS encoding DUF441 domain-containing protein; the protein is MAAQWDGPALLLLLLAALGIFSSNSSVTIAAVVLLLLRVTRLHEVFPWLEKYGLTIGIVVLTIGVLAPVASGKYSLQAMGASFLQVKSLLAVVIGVLVSYLGGRGVTLMAGEPTIVVGLLTGTILGVALFGGVPVGPLIAAGLLTLLIGKGG